The genomic window tttttaaatgtgaaaaaagCCCGCGTACAGCGGTTTTGGTGGTGGGAGGAATGTGTGTTCTGCTTTTGAAtctgtttcattttttaagtttttgagaAAGGACATTTACGGGTgagcctatatatatatagtgtatactaatataattaattaaaagggTTGAATAAGACGTATCTAATTTGTGGTTTTTCGATTCATCGTgtcatttaattgaaaatgtatattttttattatcaattatcatattatgttcttcatttttttataattcgttTGGTGTAGGTTATAAAGCAAAAGACATTTACTTTTCGTCACGgtggtgtttttattttcatttttttactcctacaaagtacataaaaaactttatattgtttcagtttattatttatttattgttattgtttttattttttttaattacaaaacttGTGTGGACTGAAATATGTTTGAGTAGCAGCAgtgtatatacatgtataaataaatttttgtagGTGCaccattaacaatttttttcccaaccgttaaaaacatttcattcaATTATCTTCTGCTCTCGTAGCTGCCATCGTCTACTTCATGTGAaaagtataattgtttaagacccaaaacatatttatactcgttatattattttcataagtcGAGTATTATACACgcctgaaatataatatactccatagatactataatatgttcgaTCTACGtagacaaaattataaaatggtaatacctatatattatacctatgcaaATACTTGGCATATTCCGTAGTTATCCCGACTCTTGTGGTCTCACTCAGTAATTGTGGGCGTTGTGGCtactagaataaataaaataataaactaaacaaaCAACGATTTTGATTATAACGCAACCCTTTTACTTGATTTTTCATTATCACTAAAAACCAGATTTCCCATTGcagtacaaaaataatcatattatgcaataacataattattcaatgatGGCAGTGTTTCgttgttttgatattttacgcCTTTTGCGTgtgtatcataattttattgaaactatGCGCCGCtgaatataagaaaatatattacatcatCGATCGTCTAAAGACCATTTCGTGTAATTTGTAAGTTGACTTTTGAGACCTTTAGATAGATCATTTCAaacttatcaattttatttttaaatcggtATTGAAACGATTGATCCAACGGCGAATGCGCCGAGTTgtgaaacataaattataataaataataatttgtacataaataataactaacagtaaaactatttaataattataacgtcTACAATATTGTTGGTccttatataattttgcagAATCAAAATagtacataacattttattgtggaattgaattgattaaaaatcgaaattttctCGTTAACTTttctatgttttatttgtgcgtttaattaattattattatgtcacgTGACTTctaattaaaaccattttgtattaattaacgtTGAATAATATGACTAAATAGAGAAAGTCATACCTATGACCTATCTCAGCTAGATTTATCTCCAAAAAAACCAAACACGTTTTGTTATTcatattcatacataaatattttttttatctattcgttgaattatataattatatgtgtatacagaTATTGTATTGTGAACAaactatgtataggtatattgccaggaaaatataatgtgtatgtatataatatgttttcaagtttttaacaataattgacACATATAATTTTAGCCTATGCCTAAACCgctaatattatcattttacttattgtattttgaacaCGACATAATGCATTGTTGGTCATTTAACAGAAAgtacataactatatatttttttatttccaattctttaagtatattatacgatataatactCGGAATACTTCAGACGTTCGTTCACGCAAACGATAtcgtatacaaattacataatattgttttcgataatattaaaatcaatatagttGAAAACatacaagtttttttatagtatagtacctatagtatactCGATATTGTGTGAATACATTCTGTTgcggtaatatatatatatatacttgggTAGTGCACACGTTAAAAcggtgatattatttatttgtaatttttcgcctttgtaatatttatacgttaCAATATGCGCGACGATTATTAAACACTATTTAAAATCGGAATTTCACTATCGAGATGGACCTTTGGAATATTATCTACGATATTAATTTTCGATTTGAAAAAGTCagactagaaaaaaaaaaccgcacAGTCGAATGGTGCATGTAATCGATACCCGCTGTTTGTTATACagcacatatttttatttattcgacggctataaatattattatcggtaCACAacgtaatacattattattattttatcatgttaTTGTACGCGCGGCTTGTAGAACTACAAAACGGAGGCCAAAGTAatgatggtataataatattaaaatgattccGAAATCgttgtgaatattttaaaacaatagatCGGCGCAGCCTCGTCTCGGAAATAAAACTTAGAAAACTATTgcgctaaataataataataataaataataataaaacaatcagGGTTTTTGTACACATAAATCCTGTAACAAGGATTATTACACTTCTGTTGTgaaattgtgtaataataataaataataatgtcgcGTCtacgaaaacaatatttcgGTCGCGGTTTGGTGGATTGCGACGGGCGGCGAAACCAGTTTCCCCCCCTCGTTCCGCTTGCACGACATTACGTTTTATTCTCTTTACTATATTATCCGATCGCAATCGTCGGCCGCGAAAATCACTCCTTCTTAAAATAGGTTTTAATTCCAAAACGACGTATGATAAAAGTGTAACGACGTCGTGTCACCCGGTATCGATCGAGAGAGcagaaaaaattttgaaaaccgACACGACGACCGACCGTTTCCGACCCAACCCAAAAGAAGACCGGCCCCGTATCATTTCGATGTTTATGacgttatgatatattatgttaaccgCGCGctcgcgcgcgtgtgtgtgtaaataatCGACGGTCgtgtattcattattattttttttcctcttgacgggcggcggcggcggcagcgcgccacacacacaaacacataatatacactgtgCTCTGCCGCGGAACCAGCGACCGAGACGAGTAGGAGAGGTACACGCACAAAACGGGCGCTCGACGAGCACTCGCCCGCCCCCGTCGGCACTGGCGTCAGTACGGCCGCAGAGCGCGTGGGTGCCGGTTCGGTGTGTTTTGCGTTCtgttcttaattttatatttttttcgattttttggCGGTCCGTTTCCCTCCTCCCCCGTCACACGACCCAGGAACCGACATGTCGTCCGTCATCAACGTGCGGCTCAACGAAAAGATGACGTTACAGTTCGTTGAGCTGTACCGGGACCAGCGGGTGCTCTGGGACAAGGAACACGAAGCGTACAACAAACGGACGGAGAGGTTGCGGGCGTACCGACGGATCGCCGAGGCCATGTCCGTCGAGGGACTGGGCGTGCCCGAGGTGGCCAGCAAGATCAAGAACATCCGTTCCACGTACTTGCAGGAGCTGAAGAAGATCAAAGACTCGGCGCAGCGGCACCTGGTCCAGTCCGAGGAAGAAGTCGCCTCGTCGCCGTACGTGCCCAAACTGCTCTGGTTCTCCATATTGGACTCGATGATCGGCGGCGCGGCCGTTAAACGCCTGTACTCGTCACCGTCCACCGCCGACATGCTAGTGAGTATAACCTACCTCGTTGTGTCATGAGTCGACCGTATATTTTTCAGGTTTCAAACCTGACAGTAGCTCAGGCCCCCTTCCGGGATTAGCAAATATAATTGGGTAACATTCTGTTGATGGTAGGCGTGGGGGAAATGTTTACTATAAACGAAACATTAATTGAATCGTTTGTCGAAATCGAAAAGcacgtatttataatagttatttatgtcAAATTCGAATTAGCTCTGTTGGTATTTCAAATCACCGCTAACCTCGATACCACAGCCAGTCGAAGGCTTGTCAGACGGactcaaaatgtttataaccaCTGGTCTGTaccaggttttttttttttgttcgataTAAAGCGACGATCGGTGGGTACGTTTTGTGTACTCGCATATTCTTACTGCCATTGTTCGCGCGATAGGAATGGGACGACTCGCAGGTAAAATAAAGTAGTTTCCTGTCTGGAATAACGTATCCAAGTGGGTCCCTTACGTTATCGGAcgtatatttctttataataaatatgaaattataataatgggaGTAGTTAAAAACAAAGATATAGTGTTTACTGCACCGATATGTATAGATTGATTTGATCCGCGATAACACTAAACGCTATATTACATAATCTATAATACGCTTTATACTCGTaactaaattatgttataaaacgatttaaatCACT from Aphis gossypii isolate Hap1 chromosome 1, ASM2018417v2, whole genome shotgun sequence includes these protein-coding regions:
- the LOC114123885 gene encoding uncharacterized protein LOC114123885; its protein translation is MSSVINVRLNEKMTLQFVELYRDQRVLWDKEHEAYNKRTERLRAYRRIAEAMSVEGLGVPEVASKIKNIRSTYLQELKKIKDSAQRHLVQSEEEVASSPYVPKLLWFSILDSMIGGAAVKRLYSSPSTADMLSIDYADESSCPAGSNNYSTPYDYNSSYASDSADPAVKRERPSSSSSMVDEVPPAKRLMYERQQSSTELFSRYIATSLEALPPRLSVWAQKEVHDVLVKYKFMELDQLDKIDQQR